The genomic region AGCTAAAATAGCGCTTTCGCTTACTTACCACTTATCGACATGAGCACACCACAAATCGGCATCGTCATGGGCAGCAACAGTGATTGGGAAGTCATGCAGCATGCAGCGCTGATGTTGAAGTCGCTGGGAGTAGCATTCGAAGCGCGTGTCGTATCCGCGCACCGCACCCCCGATTTGCTGTTTGAATACGCTGCCAGCGCGCACGCACGCGGCTTACGCGCGATCATTGCCGGTGCGGGCGGTGCCGCCCACTTGCCGGGCATGCTCGCCGCCAAAACCACTGTGCCCGTGCTCGGCGTGCCCGTACCGTCAAAATATCTTAAAGGCATGGATTCACTGCTGTCTATCGTGCAGATGCCCAAAGGCATTCCTGTCGCTACCTTTGCCATCGGCGAAGCCGGCGCCGCCAACGCCGCCTTATTTGCCGCAGCCATGCTGGCAAGCGGCGATCCGGCACTGGCTGAAAAACTCGAGACATTCCGCACCAATCAATCCGACACCGTGCTCAGCATGAGCTTACCTGACGCATAAAGCCCCACTATGAGCAAAATGATACTCCCCGGCGCAACACTCGGCATGTTAGGAGGCGGCCAGCTTGGTCGCATGTTCACGATCGCTGCGCGCACCATGGGTTATCACGTCATGGTGCTGGACCCTGATCCGCTCAGCCCGGCTGGCCAATTTGCCGATACGCATGTATGTGCCGACTATCAGGACGCGCAAGCTTTGGCACAAATGGCGCAAACGTGTGCTGCCATCACCACCGAATTCGAGAACGTTCCTGCCGACACATTACGCAATCTGGCTGCGCACTGCCCGGTCAAACCCAGCGCAGAAGCCGTGGAAATTGCACAAAACCGGGTCGCGGAAAAATCCTGGCTACGTCAGCATGGTTTTGCCACAGCACCGTTTGCCGTCATCAGCACGGCAGCGGATCTGACCGATGCGTGCGCCAGCGTTGGATTTCCGGCTGTCCTCAAAGTATCGCGCTTCGGCTATGACGGCAAAGGTCAGGCTCGCGTAGCGGATTTAGCCCAGGCACAGGCGGCTTTTGCCAGCATGGGTGGCGAGGTCTGCGTGCTGGAAAAAATGCTCAATCTGGAATGCGAGTTATCGGTGGTACTGGGCCGCAACGAAGCTGGCGGAATCGCCCTCTACCCAGTTTCAGAAAACATCCATGAAGCTGGCATACTGGATATCAGCATCGTGCCCGCTCGCGTTTCCGCGGCGCTGGCAACTCAGGCGCGCGATGCCGCCATGGCCATTGCTCAGCAGCTTGATTACTGCGGCGTCATGGCAGTGGAATTTTTTGTGGTTGATGGCGACCAGCTCGTGGTCAACGAAATCGCGCCGCGTCCGCATAATAGTGGCCACTATACGCTGGATGCCTGCCTCTCCAGCCAGTTTGAGATGCAGGTGCGCGCCTTGTGCAACCTGCCCTTGGGCGCTACTGCGCAACATACTCCGGCAGTCATGGTCAATTTGCTAGGTGATATCTGGGGAGACAGCCAACCTAACTGGGCAGCATTATTGCGTTACCCGCAAGCCAAGCTGCATTTGTATGGTAAACAAAGCGCGCGCCCGGGACGTAAGATGGGGCACTACACCTGCCTGGACAATACACTGGAAACCGCGTTGGCGCTGGCCAAACAAATCCGCGCTGCGTTATAACTATCCGTCCGCTTAATTAACCTGCATACCGGTGATCAGCTGCTCGATCACGCCATATTTGCTGTGGTTAACGCGGATTTTCACCGGCACGTAGTTGTAATCCACCGCCAGCCAGACGTCCATAGCATCTTCATCCTCCTCAGCCGGGCGGGACAGATGCATGGTTTTCAACTGACCTAGCGCCGTAGGAATGATTTCTTCGCCGACCACCATCGCATGATAGGGCTTCAGGCTTTTGCCGGTGGTGACATGGAGCAACATCTCATCGGGTATCGGTGAGCGTACCGCCAGCTGGAATATCACACTGAGCACATCCTGAGCGTTATCCAGCATAGGCACCGAAAACGCACGATTGTTTTTAGTAATCGTCACCGCCTGATGCGCATAATCAAAATGGGCGGCGGTAGTCTTGTCCGGTGTAGCGCGCCCACGCTGTATCCAGAAATCGTCCGGCGCCAGTCCTGACTGGGTAATTTTACCCTGACTGATCTGCACCAGCTTGCCCGGCTGCAACAACGAGAAAATACCGCTGCCCTCGGTAATGCT from Sulfuriferula thiophila harbors:
- the purE gene encoding 5-(carboxyamino)imidazole ribonucleotide mutase, which translates into the protein MSTPQIGIVMGSNSDWEVMQHAALMLKSLGVAFEARVVSAHRTPDLLFEYAASAHARGLRAIIAGAGGAAHLPGMLAAKTTVPVLGVPVPSKYLKGMDSLLSIVQMPKGIPVATFAIGEAGAANAALFAAAMLASGDPALAEKLETFRTNQSDTVLSMSLPDA
- a CDS encoding 5-(carboxyamino)imidazole ribonucleotide synthase yields the protein MILPGATLGMLGGGQLGRMFTIAARTMGYHVMVLDPDPLSPAGQFADTHVCADYQDAQALAQMAQTCAAITTEFENVPADTLRNLAAHCPVKPSAEAVEIAQNRVAEKSWLRQHGFATAPFAVISTAADLTDACASVGFPAVLKVSRFGYDGKGQARVADLAQAQAAFASMGGEVCVLEKMLNLECELSVVLGRNEAGGIALYPVSENIHEAGILDISIVPARVSAALATQARDAAMAIAQQLDYCGVMAVEFFVVDGDQLVVNEIAPRPHNSGHYTLDACLSSQFEMQVRALCNLPLGATAQHTPAVMVNLLGDIWGDSQPNWAALLRYPQAKLHLYGKQSARPGRKMGHYTCLDNTLETALALAKQIRAAL
- a CDS encoding DUF3108 domain-containing protein, coding for MQQHAKRIFIIALLISLLIHVVLLTGVRFTLPSHDDADSSVIEARLMPLPVPAAKPAPVAIKKKPEPVRPPKPKSRPAPAHPLVAPPIDVPAPQAQPLEPGMPAPSPLEPGTVMPADAQPDVTQTEPGSATTNPALNTLPDKVEIQYKVVKGIDGFGIGKASYLWVAKDGQYTLTSITEGSGIFSLLQPGKLVQISQGKITQSGLAPDDFWIQRGRATPDKTTAAHFDYAHQAVTITKNNRAFSVPMLDNAQDVLSVIFQLAVRSPIPDEMLLHVTTGKSLKPYHAMVVGEEIIPTALGQLKTMHLSRPAEEDEDAMDVWLAVDYNYVPVKIRVNHSKYGVIEQLITGMQVN